The Sesamum indicum cultivar Zhongzhi No. 13 linkage group LG1, S_indicum_v1.0, whole genome shotgun sequence genome includes a window with the following:
- the LOC105166794 gene encoding putative UPF0481 protein At3g02645, translating into MSSSQPRLGPNPNLNFDEKRWVSQIRRALDEELEEETETPIRIFNVPKPLRAIHPDSYIPQQVAIGPYHCTRSEIREMERYKLAAARRTQKDFQNLKLQRLVNHLMEFELKIRACYNKYLNFNGETLAWMMAVDATFLFEFLQVCAVKLGKETTRNKAAHNAILRDISMLENQIPLFVLRKLLELQSSSSEKADETLFRMLIWLCEELSPFKMVEEDLPNVFQVRDCAHLLDVLYLLCVPRLEGIPYKNSGSVEEVVQVEEWCAAISDDHHDKQHLRRVWSKVFNFQAPLNFIKKIIFSKPVKMIEKSPLMFLSNLPMLRATKEPVENFVSSLDQDEKKNEDGSTKNSITNQQSPLLEEIKIPSVTELSKAGVRFESTKGGISTITFDNKNIVLYLPTISLDVNSEGVLRNLAAYEACTASGPLVLARYIELMNGIIDTEQDVKFLRERGIIKNHLKSDEEVANLWNGMSKCIRLTKVPFLDKVIEDVNKYHSGVGKVKCGKYMKKYVFGSWRFLTFLAAIAMVLLMALQARVVPIKNLG; encoded by the exons ATGTCTTCATCTCAACCCAGATTGGGTCCGAACCCGAATCTGAACTTCGACGAGAAACGATGGGTCAGCCAGATTCGTCGAGCTCTAGATGAAGAGCTCGAGGAAGAAACTGAAACCCCAATTCGGATCTTCAATGTTCCCAAACCCCTACGGGCTATTCATCCCGATTCTTACATCCCACAACAAGTTGCTATCGGTCCCTACCATTGCACCCGATCCGAAATCCGTGAGATGGAGAGGTACAAGCTTGCTGCCGCCAGAAGAACTCAGAAAGACTTCCAAAATCTCAAGCTCCAACGTCTCGTTAATCATCTAATGGAATTCGAACTCAAGATTCGTGCTTGTTACAACAAGTACTTGAACTTTAACGGCGAGACGTTGGCTTGGATGATGGCTGTGGACGCGACTTTCTTGTTTGAATTCTTGCAAGTTTGTGCTGTCAAACTAGGCAAGGAAACCACGA GGAATAAGGCTGCACATAATGCAATTCTTAGAGATATTTCGATGCTTGAGAACCAAATCCCTTTGTTCGTGCTGAGAAAACTGTTGGAGCTTCAATCTTCGTCGTCTGAGAAGGCGGACGAGACGCTGTTTCGTATGTTGATCTGGCTCTGTGAAGAGCTGTCTCCATTCAAGATGGTGGAGGAAGATTTACCAAATGTTTTCCAAGTTAGAGATTGTGCTCATTTGCTTGATGTTCTATACCTTCTCTGTGTGCCGAGATTGGAGGGAATTCCCTACAAGAATTCAGGATCAGTTGAGGAAGTAGTTCAAGTTGAGGAATGGTGTGCAGCAATATCAGATGATCATCATGACAAACAACACCTTCGAAGGGTGTGGAGCAAAGTTTTCAATTTCCAGGCACCATTGAACTTCATCAAGAAGATTATATTCTCCAAGCCTGTCAAGATGATCGAGAAATCCCCTTTGATGTTTCTCTCCAATCTACCTATGTTGAGAGCCACTAAAGAACCAGTGGAGAACTTCGTCAGCTCCCTCGACCAagatgagaagaaaaatgaagatggaAGTACTAAGAATAGCATCACAAACCAGCAGTCCCCATTGCTAGAGGAAATCAAAATCCCTTCTGTAACCGAGCTCTCCAAAGCAGGGGTACGTTTTGAGTCCACCAAAGGAGGCATCTCAACCATTACATTTGACAACAAAAACATCGTTCTTTATCTCCCAACAATCAGTCTAGACGTGAACTCTGAGGGTGTGCTGCGAAACTTGGCAGCATACGAGGCTTGCACCGCGTCAGGGCCGTTAGTTTTGGCTCGGTATATTGAGTTGATGAATGGGATCATCGACACAGAGCAGGATGTCAAATTTCTTCGTGAAAGAGGGATTATAAAGAACCATTTGAAGAGTGATGAGGAGGTCGCTAATCTGTGGAATGGGATGAGCAAGTGTATAAGATTGACCAAAGTGCCATTCTTGGACAAGGTGATTGAAGATGTGAACAAGTATCATAGTGGGGTGGGGAAGGTCAAATGTGGGAAATACATGAAGAAATATGTGTTTGGATCATGGAGGTTTCTCACGTTTCTTGCTGCTATAGCGATGGTGTTGCTCATGGCTTTACAAGCACGTGTTGTGCCTATCAAGAACCTTGGTTGA